The following is a genomic window from Pseudomonadales bacterium.
TCACTTCGTCGAGCGACGCGACCACGCGCACACCGTTACGCCCCAAACCGGCCAGCTCACCGGAGTCAGCGCCGAGCAGCGTGCTGTCGGGGCGCTCGATCGCGGCGGTGAGCGTGGTGTCGGGGTTCTGCGCGACGGCCTCGATCAGGGTCTTGCCCATGCGCCCTGCGGCACCGTTCACGGCGATTCGCGTCATCGGGGGTCTCCGTCGAAGCCGGTGCGTCAGGGTTTCATTTCGTCGAAGAACGCCTTCACGCCTTCGAACCAGGAACTGCGCCGCGGCGAGTGCTTGTGACTCGATTCGCTGAGGGACACCTGCAGCTCGTGCAGCAATTCTTTCTGCCGCTTGTTCAGGTTGACCGGGGTCTCCACGGCAACGCGGCACATCAGGTCACCGACGGTACCGCCGCGCACCGGTTTCACACCCTTGCCGCGCAGGCGGAACATCTTGCCGGTCTGTGTTTCGGCCGGAATGCGCAGCTTGACGCGCCCCTCCAGAGTCGGTACCTCGATCTCGCCGCCCAGCGCGGCGTCGGCGAAGCTGATCGGGACCTCGCAGTACAGGTTCTTGCCGTCGCGTTCGAAGATCGAGTGCGAGCGCACCGAAACCTGTACGTAGAGATCGCCGGGTGGGCCGCCCTCGGGGCCTGCCTCGCCTTCGCCTGCAAGACGAATGCGGTCTCCGGTATCCACGCCGGCAGGGATCTTGACCGACAGCGTCTTCTGGCGTTCGACGCGTCCACGACCATGGCAGCCCGGGCAGGGATCCTTGATCGACTTGCCCTTGCCGCGACACTGCGGGCAGGTCTGCTGCACCGAAAAGAAGCCCTGCTGCATGCGGATCTGGCCAGCGCCGCCGCAGGTCGTGCAGGTCGTGGGTGAGCTGCCGCGACGGGCACCACTGCCCTTGCACTCGTCGCAGTTCTCGAGCGCGGGCACGCGGATCTTGATCGTGGCGCCCTGGACGGCGTCTTCGAGGTCGATTTCGAGGTTGTAGCGCAGGTCGGCGCCGCGCTGGGGGCCGCTGCGTGCACGTCCACCGCCGCTGCCACCGAAAATATCACCGAACACGTCGCCAAAGATGTCGGCAAAGCTGGCGCCACCACCCGCGCCGAAGCCGCCGAAACCACCGGGGCCACCCTGGCCGTCGACCGCTGCGTGCCCGAACTGGTCGTACGCGGTCTTCTTCTCCGGATCGGACAGCACCGAGTAGGCTTCGTTGGCTTCCTTGAATTTCTCTTCGGCAGCCTTGTCATCCGGATTGCGGTCCGGGTGATGTTTCATCGCGATGCGTCGGTAGGCCTTCTTGATTTCGGCCTCGTCGGCACCGCGATCGACGCCCAGCACCTCGTAGTAGTCTCGTTTCGCCATCGTCGGGTTCCAGAAGAAAATGTCGGCATGAATGCCGACCTACATTGCACCATCGGCAGGCACCGATTGTCGGCATGAATGCCGACCTACATTGCACCATCGGCATGCACCGATTGTCGGCATGAATGCCGACCTACAACGACACATCGTCGGCATGAATGCCGACCTACGGCGGATGTAGGTCGGGTTTCAACCCGACGAATGCGGGTCGGGATTCAACCCGACGGGTGCCGATCCAAATCCCCGCCGGCAGGAATGCCGACCTACGTGGGTCGGATTTCAATCCGACATTCCTGTCGGCATGAATGCCGACCTACTTGTCCTTGACCTCCTCGAACTCGGCGTCGACGACGTCGTCACGCTTGGGCTGCTCGGCCTGCTCCGCGCCTGCGGACTGGGCACCGCCGCCAGCGGCGCTCTGCGCCTGCTCGGAATACAGCCGCTCGGCGAGCGCCGCGGAGGCGTCGGTGAGCGCCTCGCACTTCTTCTCGATCAGCTCGACGTCGTCTGACTTCAGCGCCTCCTCGACTTCCTTGATCGCTGCCTCGATGCGCGACTTCTCGTCCGCCTGCACCTTGTCGGCGGCGTCCTTCAGCGTCTTGTTGACCGCATGCACCATACCGTCGGCCTTGTTGCGCGCTGCAACCAGCTCCTCGAACTTCTTGTCCTCGGCCGCGTGTGCTTCGGCGTCACGCACCATCTTGTCGATCTCGGACTCGGACAGGCCACTGGAGGCCTTGATCACGATCGACTGCTCCTTGCCGGTCGCCTTGTCCTTCGCCGAGACGTGCAGGATGCCGTTGGCGTCGATGTCGAACGTGACCTCGATCTGCGGCACGCCGCGCGGCGACGGCGGGATATCGGCAAGGTCGAAGCGACCCAGCGACTTGTTGTCGCTCGCCTTCTTGCGCTCGCCCTGCACCACGTGGATGGTCACCGCAGTCTGGCCGTCGTCCGCGGTCGAGAACACCTGCGACTTGCGGGTCGGGATGGTGGTGTTCTTCTCGATCAGCGGGGTAGCCACGCCACCCAGCGTTTCGATGCCGAGCGTGAGCGGGGTCACGTCGAGCAGCAGCACGTCCTTCACGCCGCCCGAAAGCACGGCGCCCTGGATCGCGGCACCGACGGCGACCGCCTCGTCCGGGTTCACGTCCTTGCGCGGCTCCTTGCCGAAGAAGGCCTTGACCTTCTCCTGCACCAGCGGCATGCGCGTCTGGCCACCGACGAGGATCACGTCCTGGATCTGCGCGGCACTCTTGCCGGCGTCCTTCAGTGCGATGCGCACCGGTTCAAGCGTGCGCTCGACGAGGTCCTCGACCAGCGATTCGAGCTTGGCACGCGAGAGCTTCACGACGAGGTGCTTCGGCCCGGTGGCGTCCGCCGTGATGTACGGCAGGTTGACTTCGGTCTGCTGGCTCGACGACAGCTCGATCTTCGCCTTCTCGGCCGCCTCCTTCAGGCGCTGCATCGCCAGCGGATCGCCTTTCAGCGAGATGCCGTTCTCCTTGCGGAACTCCTCCGCGAGGTACTCGATCAGGCGCATGTCGAAGTCTTCGCCGCCGAGGAAGGTGTCACCGTTCGTGGACAGCACCTCGAACTGCTTCTCGCCGTCGACGTCGGCGATCTCGATGATCGAGATATCGAACGTTCCGCCACCCAGGTCGTAGACCGCAATCAGGTGATCACCCGGGCCCCTGTCCATGCCGAAGGCGAGCGCCGCCGCGGTCGGCTCGTTGATGATGCGCTTGACCTCGAGGCCCGCGATGCGCCCGGCGTCCTTGGTGGCCTGGCGCTGCGAGTCGTTGAAGTAGGCAGGCACCGTGATGACCGCCTCGGTCACCGGCTCGCCGAGGTAGTCCTCGGCCGTCTTCTTCATCTTCTTCAGCACCTGCGCCGAAATCTGCGGCGGCGCCATCTTCTGGCCCTTCGCCTCGAGCCAGGCGTCACCGTTGTCGGCCTTCACGATCGCATAAGGCACCATCTTGATGTCTTTCTGCACGACGTCGTCGCTGAAGCGACGCCCTACCAGGCGCTTGATCGCATACAGCGTGTTCTTCGGGTTGGTGACCGCCTGGCGCTTCGCGGACTGTCCGACCAGCACCTCACCGTCATCCGTGTACGCGACGACCGACGGCGTGGTGCGCGTCCCTTCGGCGTTCTCGATGACCTTCGGCTTGCCGCCCTCCATGATCGCTACGCAGGAGTTCGTGGTGCCGAGGTCGATTCCGATAATTTTGCCCATCTTGGTTCTCCGTTTGCCCGTCGCGCGGGGCGGCTACAGTAGCCGAACCGCCCGAATTAATCTAACAGCCGACTCTTAATATTGGCGCGCCCGGCGCCGTTTCAAGCCCTCAGGCGGTGGTATCCACATGCGCCGTGGGCGGCCGGGCGACCACGACCATCGCCGCGCGCACCAGGCGGCCGTTCAGCGTGTAGCCCTTCTGCATCACCGCCACCACGCTGTTCGGCGCGGCACCCGGTGATTCGATCATCGACATCGCCTCGTGCAGCTCGGGGTTGAACGGCTGCCCGACGGGGTCGACCACCGCAACGTCGAACTTCTGCAGCACGTCGAGAAACGAGCGGTGCGTGAGCTCCACGCCATCGAACAGCGAACGCGTCGCCTCGTCGGCACCGTTCATCGCAGCCAGCGCACGCTCGAGGTTGTCGATCACCGGCAACAGGGCGCCGGTGAAACGTTCGAGCGCGAACTTGCGTGCGTTCTCCACGTCGCGCTCGGCACGGCGGATCATGTTCTGCGCCTCGGCCTGCACGCGCAGCATGCGGTCCTCGGTGGCCAGCAACTGTTCGCGCATGCCGGCCAGTTCGGCGTCCGTATCCGGTGCGTCCGTCGCTTGCGCTGCCTGCGGGTTCTCCCCGCCCGTCACCCCCGCTTGTGGCGTTTCGTTCTGCGCCGCGCCATTGCCGGCGTTCTGCCTGTTTTCCTCTGCCGTCACGATGCCCCCCGTCCGTCATTTGAAAGCTGCTCCTGCCACATGGGGGTGACATGCAGCCATTTCAAGCGCAGCGGTCGGGATGCGCAGCCATCGCGCTGGAATCGATCGTGACTTTTCACTGCTTCCTCATCCGCGCGGATGATGCGCCCTCATCCGCACGGATACATCCTTGGCCGTATGCGAATCCCGGCAGAGGCACGACACGCTGCGCTCCGGGGGGATTTGCCCTTACCATACGGACTCACCAGACCAACAACAGGAGAAGCGTCATGCGGTTCGGATTCCACATGTTCATGGTTCCCCCGTCGGAGCATCAGGAGATCGCCCGCACCGCCGACGCCTGGGGCTGGGACAGCGTCCAGGTGGCCGACGCGCCCTTCTTCCCGGAAAAGGTGTCCGTTCCCTACCCCTATACGCCGGATGGTTCGCGCTTCTGGCCGCTCGACGTCGAGGTGCTCGATCCGTGGATCGCGATCACCAACATGGCGGCCGTCACGCGCCGCATCCGCTTCCTGCCTTCGGTGCTCAGGCTGGCGATCCGCCAGCCGTTGCTCGAAGCGAAGAACCTGTTCTCGGTAGCTGCCGTCGCCAATGACCGGCTTGCCGTGGGAGTGGGCCTGGCGTGGATGCCGGAAGAGTTCAAATGGCTCGGCCAGGACATGAAGACCCGCGGCGCCCGCCAGGACGAAGCGATCCAGATCATCCGCCTGCTGATGCAAGGCGGTTTCCAGGAATTCCACGGCGAGCACTACGATTTCGACCGCCTGATCATGGCCCCGGTCCCGAAGAAGCCGATCCCGATCTACGTGGGCGGCACGACCCCGCCGGCGCTGAAGCGCGCCGCGCGCCTTGGCGACGGCTGGGTCAGCGTGATCCACAACAAGGAGGACGTGCCGGGTGTGCTGGCTGAACTGAACGGTTACCGGCGCGAATACGGGCGCGAGAACCTGCCCTTCGACATCATGATGCACTGTCCGAATGCCGATTCCCTCGACGATATCCGCCGCCTGGAAGACATGGGAGTCACCGATCTGCAGGCGACCCCGTGGAGCATGCCCGGCATTCTGGCCGAGATGGGCGTTGGCACGATCATGCAGCAGCAGCCGTCGCTCGAGGTGAAGCTGGACGCCATCAAACACTACGCGGACCGGGTCATCGCGAAGCTGTAGCCGGGAGCGCTGCGGCTCAGGAGGAGCGCAGCGCGGCCGTCAGCATGCGGGCGGTGACGTCGACGACCGGGATCACGCGGTCGTAGGCCATGCGCGTGGGGCCGATCACGCCGATCACGCCGACCGTGCGCCCGCCTTCCTGGTACGGTGCGGTCACCAGGCTGAAGTCGACCAGCGGTTCATAGTCCGCCTCTTCGCCGATGAAGATCTGCACGCCGTCGGCACGAGCGCTGCGCTCCATCAGGTGCAGGATGTCCTTCTGCTGCTGGAACGCCTCGAACAGTTCGCGCAGCCGCGCCATGTTGGCAGCAGATGCCGCATCCAGCAGGTGTGACTGCCCGGCAACCACATAACCGGCATCCTTCTTGTTTTCATCGGTTGCCAGCGCCCGGCTGGCGAGGTCCATCGCCGCCTCGAGCAGGCTGTCGATCGTCTCACGCGTGTTGCGCAGCGTATTCAGCAGCGCGTCGCGGATCGACGCCAGGCCGTGCCCGGAGAAATGCGCATTGACGAAATTCGCGGCGACACGCAGTTCGTGCTCTTCGTATTCGCGTTCGGTGTGGATGATGCGGTTCTGCACCTCCTTCTCGTTCAGCACCAGGATCACCAGCACGCGCGATCCCGCGAGCGGCAGGAATTCGACGTGGCGCAACGTGACCTCGTCCTGCCGTGGCACCGTGACCAGCCCTGCCTGATGGGTGATGACCGACAGCAGGTTCGAGGTGGCGGCCAGCAGCTCGGCCGTGGTCTTGTCAGAGCCGAGCTGGGCCTTCAGCGCCTGGATCTCCTCGTGCAGCATCGGCTGCATCGTGACCAGACCGTCGATGAAGAAGCGGTAGCCCTTTGCGGTGGGAATGCGTCCGGCCGAGGTGTGCGGCGTGGCAACGTAACCGCGGTTCTCGAGATCGGCCATCAGCGCACGCACGGTGGCCGGACTCACCGCCACGCCGCTGTGCTGCACCAGCGTGCGCGAACCGACGGGCTGACCCGCACGGATATAAAGCCCCACGAGGGTGCGCAGCAACACCTGCTGGCGTTCGGAAATCGGCACACCGCTCATCGCCACAGGCACCTCTGTACACAGCCACCCCGGAGATCGTCATGGATTCTAGCATCGCACCCGCGTGATTCGGGTGCATCACGACGCACGCCACGATGCACGCCCTGTCACCGTGCCCTGTCACCGTGCACCGTTCGCGGTTATGTTTCGCGGCGGCTCCGCGCTACCATTCACCAAGTCACCCTGCCCCCGAGGCCAACCCAGCGGCGCAACCGATGCTGCATCACCTCTCGATCCGCAACTACACCCTGATCCCGGCGCTCGATCTCGATCTGGACGAGGGACTGACGGTCGTCACCGGAGAAACCGGAGCCGGCAAGTCGATCGTGCTCGACGCCCTCGGACTCGCACTCGGCAACCGTGCCGATTCACGCGCGATCCGCGCCGGTGCCGAACGACTGGAAGTCAGTGCGAGCTTCGACCTCCGCGACACCCCTGCGGCAGCCGCGTGGCTCGCCGAGCGCGAACTCGACGATGCCGGCGAATGCCAGTTGCGCCGCGTCGTGACCCGCGACGGACGCAGCCGCGCGTGGATCAACGGTCGCCCGGCCACGCTGCAGGACATCAAGGAACTCGGCGACCTGCTGGTCGACATCCACGGGCAGCACGAGCATCACTCGCTGCTGGCACGCGCGTCCCAGCAGCGGCTCATGGACGAATACGGCGAACACCTGCCGCTGTTGCGCCATGTATCGGCGGCGTGCGGTGCTTGGCGCGCGAGCCACGACGAACTCGCCTCACTGCGCACCAGCAGTCGCGAGCGCGAGGACCGGGCACGGTTGCTGGCGTATCAGCTCGGGGAGCTGGACGAACTCGCGCTGGCGCCGAACGAATGCGAGGCGCTGGAGCAGGAACAACGCCTGCTGGCCAACGCGGGTGAAATCACGCACACGATCGCTGCAGTGCTCGCGCTGTGCGAAGGCGACGGCGACGGTGGCCTGCTGTCGGGGTTGCGGCGTGCCTGTACCACGATGCACGGGCTCGGCGAACTCGGCGAGCAAGCCGACAGTGCACGCCAGTTGCTCGAGTCTGCGCATATCCAGGTCGACGAGGCGCGCCGCGAACTGCAGTCGCTGGCGGAGCGTCTCGAAGCCGACCCGCAGCGACTGGCCGAGGTGGAAGCACGGCTGTCGGCAATTTATACCGCCGCGCGCAAGCATCGCGTTGCAGCGACGGCATTGCCGGCATTGCGCGACGAGATGCACCGCGAGGTGCAGGGGCTGCAAGGATCGGACGAGCGCATCGCAGAACTCGAGACGCAGGAACACGCGCGGCGCACCGCGTGGAAAGCACTGGCAGACGAGCTGAGTGCAGCGCGCGCGGTGACCGCCGGGCGCATCGCGCTGCAGGTCGGCGAACAACTGGCGTTCCTCGGCATGGAGAACTGCCGCTTCAGCGTGGCGATCCGGCCGCTGGCAGACCCGGATCCGACGCCGGCGGGTGCCGAGCAGATCGAGTTCCTGGTGGCGACGAATCCCGGTGCAGCGCCCGATGCGCTCGCGCGCGTGGCGTCGGGTGGGGAGCTCTCGCGCATCAGCCTCGCGATCCAGGTCATCATCGCCAGTCGCGCGACGACGCCGACGGTGATCTTCGACGAAGTCGACGTGGGCATCGGCGGCGCAACGGCCGATGCAGTGGGCAAATTGCTGCAGACGCTGGCCGCGCGCATCCAGGTGATCTGCGTGACGCACCTGCCGCAGGTGGCGGCACGCGGCACGCAGCACCTGCGCGCGATGAAACGCAGCGACGGCGAATCGACCGCTGCCGAGCTGCAGCACCTCGATGACGAGGAACGCGTGGAAGAGCTCGCGCGCATGCTCGGTGCCAGCACGATCACGCGCAAGACCACGGCGCACGCGCGCGAGATGCTCGAGGCCGCACGCTAGATCGGTACCGCCAACCCGGATCGCGGAGGATCCGCGTCGGCGCGTGGCTGGGTCAGGAAGGATTCTCGCGCACGTACAGCACCAGGCTGTGACCCACCAGTTCGAAACCATGTTCGGCAACGATCGCGCGCTGCCGTGCTTCGATCTCGTCGTCGTGGAACTCGACGACGCGGCCGGTATCGACGCACACGATGTGATCGTGGTGTCCACCGCGCGCCAGCTCGAACACCGAATGACCACCTTCGAAATTGTGACGCTCGACCAGCCCGGCCGATTCGAATTGCGTGAGCACGCGATAGACGGTCGCGAGACCGACGTCTTCCCCTGCTTCGAGCAACGCGCGGTAGACGTCCTCCGCACTCATGTGCTGGCTGGCCGGCGGGCGCGACATAAGCATCTGCAGAATCTTCAGGCGCGGAGCCGTCACCTTGAGCCCGGCCTTCTTGAGTCGACTGCTTTCCATCACTGCTTTCCTGTCGATCGGCCCCTGACGGGACCCGGGGATGCAAAGCACCCGATTGCTATGGGAGAATGCGCCCGCGAGGATGCGCTTCACGATACTGGAACAGTTTTTTCAATGCAAAGACTTACGGTTGTTGCCCTGCTCTGCATGACGCTGGCCGGTTGCGGCGGTGTTCGCCTCGGCTTTCCGGGTGTTTACCGCATCGATGTCGCACAGGGCAACATCGTCACGCAGGACATGATCGACAAGCTCAAGCCCGGCATGACGAAGCGCCAGGTGCGATTCGTGATGGGCACGCCGCTGGTGATCGACACCTTCGCACCCGATCGCTGGGACTATGTCTACCGCTACGCACGGGCCGGTGAACCGGAAACGGAAGAACGCGCCAGCCTGTTCTTCGAGAACGACGTGCTCACGCGCATCAGCGGCACGCTCGCTCCATCCGCAACCGGCGACACGCAAGCCGGGCAGGAAACGGACGAACCCTGAAGACTGCTCAATCCCTGGTTGAAGCTGCCTTGCGCGCTCGCGCCTTGCGCGCGTCCTTCGGATCGGCACGCAACGGCCTGTAGATCTCCACGCGCTCGCCGTTTTCGAGCACCTGCGTGCGCGGGTTCGCCACTGCTTTGCCGAAGATGCCCAGCTTAGCAGTCGCCAGGTCGATGCCGTCGAACATCGAGGCGATTCCCGAACGCTCGGCCGCATCGAACACCGTCGTTCCAGGCGGAACCTCGAGCACGACGATGCGCTGGCGTTCAGGAAGCGCGTAGGCGACCTCGACGCGAATGCACCCTTCCATTTCAGCGCTCACCATAGACCTGCCTTGCACGTCGGCACAGCGCATCGACCAGGGTGTTGGCCATCGAATCGAACAGTTTGCGAGCAGCGCGTCCGGCGAGCACGTTGCGCATGCGAAACGCCAGATACAGGCTGACCTTGCAGGCGTCGTCACGCAGCGCCTCGAAACCCCACAAACCCTCGAAGCTGTCGAAAGGCCCTTCGACGAGTTCAAGTCGGATATGCCCGGGCTCGATGAGGTTGCGCGTCGTGAAGCTCTGGCGGATACCGGCCTTCGCCAGATGCAGACGTGCCTCGACCGCGGTATCGGTGCGTACGAGCACCTCGACGCCGACGCAACCGTCCATGAAGCTGGGATACGACTCGATGTCGTTCACCAGATCGAACATCGCCGGCGCGGGGTAGAGCAGCAGGGCGCTGCGTTCGATGCGGGTAGTCATTCTCCTGGGTCGGCTGCTGGCGTGGACGGCCGGCACTATAAAGCCTGTGCAGCGGGTGGCACAAACCGGGGCGGCGGGCGTGCGTGCTAGAATCCGCGCCCCTTCACGCGTGCCTGGGCAAACGATGAGCAGGAAGAAGGCGGGAACGGGCAGCACCACGATTGCCCTCAACCGCAAGGCCGGATTCGACTACTTCATCGAGGAGCGCTTCGAGGCCGGAATCGTGCTCGAAGGCTGGGAAGTGAAGAGCCTGCGTGCCGGCCGCGCACAACTGGTAGACAGCTACGTGCTGCTGAAGGACGGCGAGGCATGGCTGCTCGGCGCGCGTATCGAACCGCTGCCGAGTGCGAGCACCCACTTCGTTACCAGCCCCGATCGCACCAGGAAACTGCTGCTGAACCAGCGCGAACTTTCGAAGCTGTTCGCGGGAGTGCAACGTGAGGGATACACCGCGGTGTGCACGGCGCTGTACTGGAAACGCCACCTCGTGAAGTGCGAGATTGCGCTCGCCAAAGGCAAGAAGCAGCACGACAAGCGCGCAACCGAAAAAGACCGCGACTGGGCGCTACAGAAGCAGCGCCTGTCCCGGCATGCCAAATAGACACGCGAACTTTCATCGCAACGGGTGTCCAACTCAGCCGACGCGACGTGCTAAGCTGCCCGCGTTCGACGACACACGAGTTTACGGGGGCGTTTTGGATTCGACGCCGGTTACGAAACCCGATGTGCATGCCGAGACGGCAACTGGTCTCGTAAATCCTTAGTTGCAAACCATAGTTGCCAACGACGACAACTACGCACTCGCTGCTTAATACCCAGTAGGGTGCCGTCTGACCGGAGCCGCGCCTGCGCGTCCGGGCTCTTCGGAGCACTCAGGCGTCATATCTCGCAGGATCGCGCTGAAGCTCGCCCGGGGCCGATGCGTTAAAACCCACCGGGATCGCCACTTCGATTGCCCTGTCGGCCGGGCAGCGAAGGGTTAAAGAAAATAGACCTGACTAAGCATGTAGAGCAGAAGGCAGAGGACTGACGGACGCGGGTTCAACTCCCGCCGCCTCCACCATAATGTGAAATCCCAACCCTTATCCGGTTGGGATTTTTTTTGCCCGTTCCCCCTGTGTTGGCGCGGTTTCCGGCCGTGTCCTCTTGAGCATGGCCCTCCGGAAGTCGCCGTTCCCGGCGGACTTTTCGCCCTTTTCCTCTCTCTGTTCTCTGCTGCCCTCTTGAGCATTCAAGGCTCGAAGTCGTGTGTTGGCGCGGGTTTGCGGGCCATCGGTTTGCTTCTTCGCTTGCTCTAGCGGGCGCGACCGAGACAGCGAATGGCGCAAAAAAACCGCCTTGCGGCGGCGGGTCGGCGCGGCACGGGTATCAGCGCCAGCCTGCCACCAGCGCCTCACGTTGGGCCAGCCAGGACGCCGACAACTTGCCGCGCAGCAACTGGCTGACACCCACCTCGAGGCGTCCCAAGGCGATGGCATCGATCAGGTCGGGGGCCAGTTGCGCCAGTCGGCTCATCTTGCTCGCTTGGCCGAGGTCGATGCCTTCGGCCGCCGCGATCTCGGTCATCGAGCTGAACCGTCCTTCGTCCAGCAGGCGCTGCCAGTGGTGCGCGAGGCCGAGCGCCCGCATAAAGGGGGTGTCCTGCGCCATCTCGCGCACCTGCCGCTCACGGAGGGCCTCGTCCAGGAATTCTTGCGGCGCGTCCAGCGGCGTGATGACCTGCTTTTTCAGGCCCCGGCGCACCAGTGTCCAGGGCAGGAAAGTTTCCATCTGCACGCCGCCAGCAGGCAGCGGCGTCTGGTAAGTCACTGGGTCGCCCTTGGCGTGGCCGCGATGCTTCTTGCTCACACATTTTCCTCAAAACTGGCCATGAGCTGGCGCTGGGCGTGCCAGTCGACCATCAGGCGGTTTCGCTGAAACCACATCAGCGTCAACCGCCGTGGCTGCTTGCCCGCCATGAACTGCTCGATGATGTCGGGGGCCAGCAGGGTCAGTCGCAGCAGTTCGTTGACCACCGAGTGGTGCAGCTTCTCGGCGCGGGCGATGGCCGACCCGCTCTGCATCGCGCCGGTGTCCAGCAGGTGCTGCCAGTAGAAGGCCCGTGCCACACCGTCGAGCAGTGTCACGTCGTGGATGTGCCGGTCGTCGGCAGCCACGCGTTGGACGCCCCGCCGCCCGAGGCTGCTGGCGAGCCAGAACACCATCTTCGCCGTGGATGGGCTTCCACAAACGCATACAGTCCACGGCCGCGCCCTCGCCTCGACGACCAACGAGGCCATCACCGAGGTCGACGGCAAGAAGCACCGGGTCCGTCGACGCTGTCGAACGTGCGCGCAGCTCATACCGAGCAGAACAAGGTCAGCGCCATGACCGCGCGACCAGTTTCGAGGAGCGACAGGATGATGCAGAGGGCGGACTACCTTGATTCCGGTGAAGGGACGGTGACGCGCAGTGATGGCATCACCGCATTGACGGATTTCATTGAGCGCTCAGGAACTTAAAACCACGACGCTGGCTGAATCGGTTCTCCGCAGCGATTTTCGCCATCAGTAGCATCACAACCGTTAGAATCTGATACGGCAGGAGACGGTTGATGCCTGACCGATCACTGACAAGAGCTTCGACAAAAGCTCGGCGGCTGCCCGCAATGACGATTTGAGGCTCCGGCGGAAGGCAAGCTTCGAAACCGAGGAGCTGGGAAGCCGCAACGTAACGCCCGAAAAGGAGGCGGACGGTAAAGGGTGAAACTTGTCGGTTTGTAGTCAGCTCCGCCTGTGAGACTGAGGATTTGAACCTTCTGGTGTTTTCTTTGTATTGCAATAAGTTACAAAGCGCACAGTGTCCAGATCGCGCTCACCCGAACGCCTTTTCTCCTGATTCAAGCCTATTCTAAGCCGTTCTCGCCGCTCATACCAACGTTGTGCCGATCGGCGTGAGATCGGTGCTGCTTGACGCCGGCTCCGCGAGGTGGCCTTGACGGATGGGCCTGAGGTGCGGATAAACAATTCCGGTCGCGCGTTTAGACAGTTAGTCCCGGAACTTCTTCAGGAGACGGTAAATTGCCTGCGCAGCGACGTGGAAAAGAAAGCGACCGTTCTCAAATTTCTGCGAAGCACGTCTCGACGATTG
Proteins encoded in this region:
- the dnaJ gene encoding molecular chaperone DnaJ, which codes for MAKRDYYEVLGVDRGADEAEIKKAYRRIAMKHHPDRNPDDKAAEEKFKEANEAYSVLSDPEKKTAYDQFGHAAVDGQGGPGGFGGFGAGGGASFADIFGDVFGDIFGGSGGGRARSGPQRGADLRYNLEIDLEDAVQGATIKIRVPALENCDECKGSGARRGSSPTTCTTCGGAGQIRMQQGFFSVQQTCPQCRGKGKSIKDPCPGCHGRGRVERQKTLSVKIPAGVDTGDRIRLAGEGEAGPEGGPPGDLYVQVSVRSHSIFERDGKNLYCEVPISFADAALGGEIEVPTLEGRVKLRIPAETQTGKMFRLRGKGVKPVRGGTVGDLMCRVAVETPVNLNKRQKELLHELQVSLSESSHKHSPRRSSWFEGVKAFFDEMKP
- the dnaK gene encoding molecular chaperone DnaK, which translates into the protein MGKIIGIDLGTTNSCVAIMEGGKPKVIENAEGTRTTPSVVAYTDDGEVLVGQSAKRQAVTNPKNTLYAIKRLVGRRFSDDVVQKDIKMVPYAIVKADNGDAWLEAKGQKMAPPQISAQVLKKMKKTAEDYLGEPVTEAVITVPAYFNDSQRQATKDAGRIAGLEVKRIINEPTAAALAFGMDRGPGDHLIAVYDLGGGTFDISIIEIADVDGEKQFEVLSTNGDTFLGGEDFDMRLIEYLAEEFRKENGISLKGDPLAMQRLKEAAEKAKIELSSSQQTEVNLPYITADATGPKHLVVKLSRAKLESLVEDLVERTLEPVRIALKDAGKSAAQIQDVILVGGQTRMPLVQEKVKAFFGKEPRKDVNPDEAVAVGAAIQGAVLSGGVKDVLLLDVTPLTLGIETLGGVATPLIEKNTTIPTRKSQVFSTADDGQTAVTIHVVQGERKKASDNKSLGRFDLADIPPSPRGVPQIEVTFDIDANGILHVSAKDKATGKEQSIVIKASSGLSESEIDKMVRDAEAHAAEDKKFEELVAARNKADGMVHAVNKTLKDAADKVQADEKSRIEAAIKEVEEALKSDDVELIEKKCEALTDASAALAERLYSEQAQSAAGGGAQSAGAEQAEQPKRDDVVDAEFEEVKDK
- the grpE gene encoding nucleotide exchange factor GrpE; the encoded protein is MVTAEENRQNAGNGAAQNETPQAGVTGGENPQAAQATDAPDTDAELAGMREQLLATEDRMLRVQAEAQNMIRRAERDVENARKFALERFTGALLPVIDNLERALAAMNGADEATRSLFDGVELTHRSFLDVLQKFDVAVVDPVGQPFNPELHEAMSMIESPGAAPNSVVAVMQKGYTLNGRLVRAAMVVVARPPTAHVDTTA
- a CDS encoding TIGR03619 family F420-dependent LLM class oxidoreductase → MRFGFHMFMVPPSEHQEIARTADAWGWDSVQVADAPFFPEKVSVPYPYTPDGSRFWPLDVEVLDPWIAITNMAAVTRRIRFLPSVLRLAIRQPLLEAKNLFSVAAVANDRLAVGVGLAWMPEEFKWLGQDMKTRGARQDEAIQIIRLLMQGGFQEFHGEHYDFDRLIMAPVPKKPIPIYVGGTTPPALKRAARLGDGWVSVIHNKEDVPGVLAELNGYRREYGRENLPFDIMMHCPNADSLDDIRRLEDMGVTDLQATPWSMPGILAEMGVGTIMQQQPSLEVKLDAIKHYADRVIAKL
- the hrcA gene encoding heat-inducible transcription repressor HrcA; the encoded protein is MSGVPISERQQVLLRTLVGLYIRAGQPVGSRTLVQHSGVAVSPATVRALMADLENRGYVATPHTSAGRIPTAKGYRFFIDGLVTMQPMLHEEIQALKAQLGSDKTTAELLAATSNLLSVITHQAGLVTVPRQDEVTLRHVEFLPLAGSRVLVILVLNEKEVQNRIIHTEREYEEHELRVAANFVNAHFSGHGLASIRDALLNTLRNTRETIDSLLEAAMDLASRALATDENKKDAGYVVAGQSHLLDAASAANMARLRELFEAFQQQKDILHLMERSARADGVQIFIGEEADYEPLVDFSLVTAPYQEGGRTVGVIGVIGPTRMAYDRVIPVVDVTARMLTAALRSS
- the recN gene encoding DNA repair protein RecN encodes the protein MLHHLSIRNYTLIPALDLDLDEGLTVVTGETGAGKSIVLDALGLALGNRADSRAIRAGAERLEVSASFDLRDTPAAAAWLAERELDDAGECQLRRVVTRDGRSRAWINGRPATLQDIKELGDLLVDIHGQHEHHSLLARASQQRLMDEYGEHLPLLRHVSAACGAWRASHDELASLRTSSREREDRARLLAYQLGELDELALAPNECEALEQEQRLLANAGEITHTIAAVLALCEGDGDGGLLSGLRRACTTMHGLGELGEQADSARQLLESAHIQVDEARRELQSLAERLEADPQRLAEVEARLSAIYTAARKHRVAATALPALRDEMHREVQGLQGSDERIAELETQEHARRTAWKALADELSAARAVTAGRIALQVGEQLAFLGMENCRFSVAIRPLADPDPTPAGAEQIEFLVATNPGAAPDALARVASGGELSRISLAIQVIIASRATTPTVIFDEVDVGIGGATADAVGKLLQTLAARIQVICVTHLPQVAARGTQHLRAMKRSDGESTAAELQHLDDEERVEELARMLGASTITRKTTAHAREMLEAAR